The following proteins are co-located in the Robbsia betulipollinis genome:
- a CDS encoding ABC transporter ATP-binding protein, giving the protein MIVLEHVVKRYRGARGHRPVLDDIDLTIPRGAKLALIGGNGAGKSTLLNLIGGMDMPTRGSVTRHCRVSWPLGLSGGFQGSLSGAQNARFIARIHGVAEAGLPEKIDFVRTFSELGDALDLPVKTYSSGMRSRLAFAVSLGFDFDTYLVDELTAVGDAAFRKKSRRAFSDLASQAGLVMVSHDERTLRDFCDSALWLHEGKARYFDRLADGLARYTAQRS; this is encoded by the coding sequence ATGATCGTGCTCGAGCATGTCGTCAAACGCTACCGCGGCGCCCGCGGACACCGTCCGGTGCTGGACGATATCGACCTGACGATTCCGCGCGGTGCGAAACTCGCGTTGATCGGCGGCAACGGCGCCGGCAAGAGTACCCTGCTCAATTTGATCGGCGGCATGGACATGCCCACGCGTGGCAGCGTCACGCGGCATTGCCGCGTCTCCTGGCCGCTGGGCCTGTCGGGCGGCTTCCAGGGTTCGTTGTCCGGCGCGCAGAATGCCCGTTTCATCGCCCGCATCCACGGCGTGGCCGAAGCCGGTCTACCCGAGAAGATCGATTTCGTGCGCACGTTCTCGGAGCTGGGCGACGCGCTCGACCTGCCGGTCAAGACCTATTCGTCGGGGATGCGATCGCGCCTCGCCTTCGCGGTCTCGCTGGGCTTCGATTTCGATACCTATCTCGTCGACGAACTGACCGCGGTGGGCGACGCCGCTTTTCGAAAAAAATCACGCCGGGCATTCTCCGATCTCGCGTCGCAGGCCGGCCTGGTCATGGTGTCGCACGACGAACGCACGCTGCGCGATTTTTGCGACTCGGCGTTGTGGCTGCACGAAGGCAAGGCGCGGTATTTCGACAGGCTCGCGGACGGGCTCGCGCGCTACACGGCGCAGCGCTCATGA
- a CDS encoding ABC transporter permease, whose amino-acid sequence MLTPTVPRGAVAAALSIWQALVLREATTRLALKRGGWFWVLAEPAEQIVYVMLLHGLLRHLAIPGVNVALFIGVGVLPFFMMRSVALRGIDAITANMALLTYRQIKPFDLVFARAVLEVLLYLLVGTLLVAICAGLGIDVAISSPLTVLTGCLLLTGFGFGLALTVIAIAHLLPEIAQIVRMAFGPLYLLSATMYPATLVPPAARALFFLNPLVHGVEMVRSGYFGAYRTPDRVSPAYLALWTLALLATGLLLHVRFGRRLVEK is encoded by the coding sequence ATGCTGACGCCGACCGTGCCGCGCGGCGCAGTGGCGGCCGCGTTGTCGATCTGGCAGGCGCTCGTATTGCGCGAGGCCACGACCCGGCTCGCGCTGAAACGCGGTGGCTGGTTCTGGGTGCTGGCCGAACCCGCCGAACAGATCGTCTACGTCATGCTGCTGCACGGTCTGCTGCGGCACCTCGCGATTCCCGGCGTCAACGTGGCGCTGTTCATCGGCGTGGGCGTGCTGCCTTTTTTCATGATGCGCAGCGTCGCGCTGCGCGGCATCGATGCGATCACGGCCAATATGGCCTTGCTCACCTATCGTCAGATCAAGCCTTTCGATCTGGTGTTCGCACGGGCCGTACTCGAGGTGCTGCTGTATCTGCTGGTGGGAACACTGCTGGTGGCCATCTGCGCGGGGTTGGGCATCGACGTGGCGATATCGTCGCCGCTGACCGTCCTGACGGGCTGCCTGCTGCTGACCGGCTTCGGCTTCGGACTCGCGCTGACGGTCATTGCCATCGCCCATCTGTTGCCGGAGATCGCGCAGATCGTGCGCATGGCGTTCGGCCCCCTGTACCTGCTGTCGGCCACGATGTACCCGGCGACATTGGTGCCGCCCGCCGCGCGCGCCCTCTTTTTTCTCAACCCCCTGGTGCATGGCGTCGAAATGGTGCGTTCGGGTTACTTCGGCGCCTATCGCACGCCGGACCGGGTCTCGCCCGCCTATCTCGCCCTCTGGACGCTGGCGCTGCTCGCCACGGGTCTGTTGCTGCATGTCCGCTTCGGCAGACGCCTGGTGGAAAAATGA
- a CDS encoding capsular biosynthesis protein → MHRFARLDALAGHARVLLLQGPNGPFFFRLAERLGTLGVDVTKVNFNAGDAWFFRDARARVFDAPFDDWPAWFEALLREKRIDAVLLFGQWRPLHRVARTLAAAHGLPVYVFEEGYVRPWWITMEAGGVNEASALHHVDPSRLPDIPEPPPPVRHRFAFFRMAMYSTWYGVVAWLGQRRFPHYRHHRPLHVVEAGRWLRCGIRKWAHRLTERRVVAALLDPAGRDYFLVPLQLDADSQIRHSSPWGSNARFIEAVLTSFAAHAEPAYEVVFRHHPLERGHADYRRLIDARAAGLGLSGRVRYIHDGALPRLLKRARGVVLVNSTTGVQALYHGVPVCATGRPFYARGEWAGTTSMDAFWCDPLKPDRERFAAFYRYMLATTQINASFYACGDLFPAWERPWVRLVRRAACSCAAVVVLGSGAQAPAGEGTWRPDEASRGDAARQRLAVAR, encoded by the coding sequence GTGCATCGCTTCGCGCGTCTCGACGCATTGGCTGGCCATGCGCGTGTACTGCTGCTGCAGGGACCCAACGGTCCATTTTTCTTTCGGTTGGCCGAGCGCCTGGGTACGCTGGGCGTCGACGTGACGAAGGTCAATTTCAACGCCGGCGACGCCTGGTTCTTTCGCGACGCACGCGCCCGCGTTTTCGACGCGCCGTTCGACGACTGGCCCGCGTGGTTCGAGGCGCTCCTGCGCGAGAAGCGCATCGACGCGGTGCTGCTGTTCGGTCAGTGGCGGCCGCTGCATCGCGTTGCGCGTACGCTGGCCGCCGCCCATGGACTGCCGGTATACGTCTTCGAGGAAGGCTACGTGCGCCCGTGGTGGATCACGATGGAAGCGGGCGGCGTCAACGAGGCGTCCGCGCTGCATCATGTCGATCCATCCCGCTTGCCGGATATCCCGGAACCGCCGCCGCCAGTGCGCCATCGTTTCGCTTTTTTCAGGATGGCGATGTACTCGACGTGGTACGGCGTCGTGGCGTGGCTGGGGCAACGGCGTTTCCCGCATTACCGGCATCATCGGCCGCTGCACGTCGTGGAGGCGGGAAGGTGGCTACGCTGCGGTATCCGCAAATGGGCGCATCGCCTCACCGAACGACGGGTCGTCGCCGCATTGCTGGACCCGGCGGGGCGGGACTATTTCCTGGTGCCGTTGCAGTTGGACGCGGACAGCCAGATACGGCATTCCAGCCCGTGGGGCAGCAACGCGCGTTTCATCGAAGCGGTGCTGACCTCGTTCGCTGCGCACGCGGAGCCGGCGTACGAGGTGGTGTTCAGGCACCATCCGCTGGAACGCGGACATGCCGATTACCGGCGTTTGATCGATGCGCGCGCGGCGGGCCTCGGCTTGTCCGGCCGGGTGCGCTACATCCATGACGGCGCACTGCCGCGTCTGCTCAAACGCGCGCGCGGTGTCGTGCTGGTGAACTCGACCACCGGGGTGCAGGCCCTGTACCACGGGGTGCCGGTATGTGCGACCGGTCGGCCCTTCTACGCGCGCGGGGAATGGGCCGGCACGACGTCGATGGACGCCTTCTGGTGCGATCCCCTGAAACCCGACCGGGAGCGCTTCGCGGCGTTTTACCGCTATATGCTGGCGACGACGCAGATCAACGCATCGTTTTACGCGTGCGGCGATCTGTTCCCCGCGTGGGAGCGGCCCTGGGTCCGCCTCGTCCGGCGCGCCGCCTGCTCGTGCGCCGCGGTCGTGGTCCTGGGCTCGGGCGCGCAGGCGCCGGCGGGCGAGGGGACATGGCGGCCGGACGAAGCGTCCCGTGGCGACGCCGCCCGGCAAAGGCTTGCCGTCGCGCGCTGA
- the argE gene encoding acetylornithine deacetylase has product MTDTAASLRDPAQDVFAPAAPVLATAIDLLRRLVAFPTLSRQSNLELIEFVRAYLADLGVESRLVYNAERSRANLYATIGPTTRGGLCLSGHSDVVPVAGQPWTSDPFTLVEREGRLYGRGSADMKGYIACVLASVPGFLAGVRTVPIHIAISYDEEIGCVGVRDLLAELENDPAKPIGCIIGEPTSMRAAVAHKGKHAYRCGVHGLAGHSSQPEKGVNAIEYAAEMITHLRGIGREIQREGPFDATFAPPYTTIQTGTVKGGVAVNVVPDQCSFDFEIRQLPGDDGAAHAKRLKQFALEQLLDDMRAVYPEAAIELTALSAYPGLTDQTSDAANRLKALCGHALGLGELGRHALSFGTEGGLFQEIGIPTLICGPGSIDQAHKADEFVEVAQMMQCCEFLARLPEQLMQD; this is encoded by the coding sequence ATGACCGACACCGCCGCCTCCCTCCGCGACCCCGCCCAGGACGTTTTCGCTCCTGCCGCGCCGGTGCTCGCCACCGCCATCGACCTGCTGCGCAGGCTGGTCGCCTTCCCCACGCTCAGCCGGCAATCGAATCTCGAATTGATCGAATTCGTGCGTGCCTATCTCGCCGACCTGGGCGTCGAGAGCCGCCTGGTATACAACGCCGAGCGCAGCCGCGCGAACCTGTACGCGACCATCGGCCCGACGACGCGCGGCGGTCTGTGCCTGTCCGGCCACTCCGACGTGGTGCCCGTCGCCGGCCAGCCGTGGACCAGCGACCCGTTCACGCTGGTCGAGCGCGAGGGACGCCTGTACGGCCGCGGCAGCGCCGACATGAAAGGCTATATCGCCTGCGTGCTGGCATCGGTGCCGGGATTTCTCGCGGGCGTGCGCACGGTGCCGATCCATATCGCGATCAGCTATGACGAAGAAATCGGCTGCGTCGGCGTGCGCGACCTGCTCGCCGAACTCGAGAACGATCCGGCCAAGCCGATCGGCTGCATCATCGGCGAGCCCACGTCGATGCGCGCGGCCGTCGCGCACAAGGGCAAGCACGCCTACCGCTGCGGCGTGCACGGTCTCGCGGGCCACTCGTCGCAGCCGGAGAAAGGCGTCAACGCCATCGAATACGCGGCGGAGATGATCACGCACCTGCGCGGCATCGGCCGCGAAATCCAGCGCGAGGGCCCCTTCGACGCCACGTTCGCACCGCCCTACACGACGATCCAGACCGGCACCGTCAAGGGCGGCGTGGCCGTCAACGTCGTGCCGGACCAGTGCTCGTTCGATTTCGAGATACGGCAGTTGCCCGGCGACGACGGCGCGGCGCACGCGAAGCGGCTCAAGCAGTTCGCGCTCGAACAGCTGCTCGACGACATGCGCGCGGTCTACCCCGAGGCCGCGATCGAACTCACCGCGCTGTCAGCCTATCCGGGTCTGACCGATCAGACGAGCGACGCGGCGAACCGGCTCAAGGCGCTGTGCGGGCATGCGCTGGGCCTAGGCGAGCTGGGGCGCCATGCCTTGTCCTTCGGCACCGAGGGCGGCCTGTTCCAGGAAATCGGCATTCCGACGCTGATCTGCGGCCCGGGATCGATCGACCAGGCACACAAGGCGGACGAGTTCGTCGAGGTCGCGCAGATGATGCAATGTTGTGAATTTCTGGCACGGCTGCCCGAGCAATTGATGCAGGACTGA